The proteins below come from a single Mya arenaria isolate MELC-2E11 chromosome 8, ASM2691426v1 genomic window:
- the LOC128244554 gene encoding carbonic anhydrase 2-like, which produces MRVTLLVLVGVLVQLLSVSSNMRDPVNQGPRFSYDSDPQNAIGHSIEFEPLEPGPVRATGVPYRHGEYMLHNFHLHFGPVIGGGRRYGSRTLVASSEHTLAGRKYDGEFHMFLRNRRYSTLQDAETKKDGLVILAFFVQRQPSRYRRQMQPLFSSFLEKYVPRVCQSQSNISAVLDLRMLERKCEFYTYTGSTTTPTCHEFVKWVIFREPIPVTDEAWYQLTLLQTGRDSRAEDGNCRITQPLNRRVVESNFPLRKAAGYYSFNGQNVEPNFPLWKIGNWWQTRTMRSYKGSRKPKFDSFIPTQTSKMQYY; this is translated from the exons ATGAGGGTGACGCTGCTGGTGTTGGTTGGGGTACTTGTCCAACTCTTGTCGGTCAGCTCAAACATGAGGGATCCGGTTAATCAGGGACCTCGCTTCAGCTATGATTCGGACCCACAAAATGCCATTG GTCATTCTATAGAGTTTGAACCGCTGGAACCTGGGCCGGTGCGAGCCACGGGCGTGCCGTATAGGCACGGAGAGTACATGCTGCACAACTTTCACCTGCACTTTGGACCTGTCATTGGTGGG GGTCGTAGATATGGTAGCCGGACTCTGGTAGCCTCCTCAGAGCACACGCTGGCAGGACGGAAATATGACGGTGAG TTCCATATGTTTCTCCGTAACCGGCGTTACAGCACCCTACAAGATGCGGAGACAAAGAAGGACGGGCTTGTGATTCTGGCTTTCTTCGTGCAG AGACAACCATCAAGGTACCGACGCCAAATGCAGCCcttgttttcatcatttctaGAGAAATATGTGCCCAGAGTATGCCAGTCAC AATCGAACATTTCTGCGGTGTTAGATCTGCGCATGCTCGAACGGAAGTGCGAGTTCTACACATACACTGGAAGTACGACAACGCCAACGTGTCACGAGTTTGTCAAGTGGGTCATCTTCCGGGAGCCCATTCCCGTTACCGATGAGGCG TGGTACCAACTCACTCTGCTGCAAACAGGACGAGACTCTCGTGCAGAGGACGGAAACTGCCGAATCACACAGCCACTGAACAGACGTGTGGTCGAGTCCAATTTTCCACTGAGGAAAGCTGCTGGATATTATTCCTTTAACGGCCAAAATGTAGAGCCCAATTTTCCGCTGTGGAAAATAGGAAACTGGTGGCAGACAAGAACTATGAGGAGTTACAAAGGATCTAGGAAACCAAAGTTTGATAGTTTCATACCAACTCAAACTTCAAAGATGCAATATTACTAA